A part of Arthrobacter dokdonellae genomic DNA contains:
- a CDS encoding FAD-dependent oxidoreductase, with the protein MADNSVLVSGGGIAGSTVAYWLARAGWSVTIVERSAGARSSGNPVDVRGSAVAVVQEMGIWPHLQETDTGVKRLVFVDAGGRPLASIRTQKRRDRHEEVEVARSELVTLLLGKARENSHLILDDSVTGLNQDGAGIDVEFQRNPPRRFDLVIGADGIHSTVRALAFGPDERYSRPFGMFVGTVRSPMPVEDPRTVLMYNEPGTSLTIHPAGGNPGFAFIFRGQHAFDYRDPDQGGRLVDSIYGGGGWLTKHALKQWDAADDRYFDAVTRVEVPHWSAGRAVLLGDAASCLSLFGEGSSSAIVGAKTLAEAMGTHPGNHTAAFADYEHAHRKYVRPLLRGAGIASRLLVPKTRSGITVRNAALNALPFRNQQ; encoded by the coding sequence ATGGCTGATAACAGTGTTCTGGTTTCCGGCGGCGGTATTGCCGGCTCGACCGTCGCCTACTGGCTCGCGAGGGCTGGCTGGTCTGTCACCATCGTGGAACGGTCAGCTGGCGCACGATCTAGTGGCAATCCCGTCGACGTGCGGGGATCCGCTGTGGCTGTTGTACAAGAAATGGGCATCTGGCCGCACCTTCAGGAGACCGACACGGGTGTTAAGCGGCTGGTTTTCGTCGACGCCGGCGGGCGGCCCCTGGCATCAATCCGAACGCAAAAACGCCGTGACCGCCATGAAGAGGTGGAGGTCGCACGCTCTGAGCTTGTTACCCTGTTGCTTGGCAAGGCCCGGGAAAACAGCCACCTCATCCTGGACGACTCAGTCACCGGCCTGAACCAAGATGGCGCCGGGATCGACGTCGAGTTTCAACGGAACCCTCCCCGGCGCTTCGACCTGGTCATTGGTGCCGACGGGATCCACTCCACCGTCCGGGCCCTCGCTTTCGGTCCTGACGAACGCTATTCCCGCCCCTTTGGCATGTTCGTGGGCACAGTACGCTCCCCCATGCCTGTCGAGGATCCGCGCACGGTGCTGATGTACAACGAACCGGGCACCTCGTTGACCATCCATCCAGCAGGCGGGAATCCCGGATTCGCCTTCATCTTCCGAGGCCAGCACGCTTTCGACTACCGCGACCCGGACCAAGGCGGGCGCCTCGTCGACTCCATCTACGGTGGCGGCGGTTGGCTCACCAAACACGCACTCAAGCAATGGGACGCGGCCGATGATAGGTACTTCGACGCCGTCACCCGCGTCGAAGTACCGCACTGGAGTGCCGGACGGGCGGTGCTGCTTGGTGACGCGGCCAGCTGCCTCTCCCTGTTCGGCGAAGGCTCCAGCAGTGCGATCGTCGGAGCCAAGACCCTCGCCGAGGCGATGGGGACGCACCCCGGCAACCACACGGCTGCCTTCGCCGACTATGAACACGCGCACCGCAAATACGTCCGGCCGCTGCTACGTGGCGCCGGCATCGCATCACGCCTCCTCGTGCCGAAGACCCGATCGGGCATTACGGTGCGCAATGCAGCCTTGAACGCACTCCCCTTTCGAAACCAGCAGTGA
- a CDS encoding shikimate kinase: MGVCGSGKSVIGQAVAESLGRPFIDADNPHPATNKVKMAARIPFKMKTTAPGWTMLHWHPTQPETTSSWRAQHCS; this comes from the coding sequence ATGGGCGTCTGCGGTTCAGGAAAATCGGTGATCGGCCAAGCAGTCGCGGAAAGCCTGGGCAGACCGTTCATCGACGCCGATAACCCCCACCCAGCAACAAACAAAGTCAAAATGGCCGCCAGGATCCCCTTCAAAATGAAGACCACTGCCCCTGGCTGGACGATGTTGCACTGGCATCCGACGCAGCCGGAGACGACGTCGTCGTGGCGTGCTCAGCATTGCAGCTGA
- a CDS encoding beta-N-acetylglucosaminidase domain-containing protein, protein MLKTSRTLLIGVLTVAMAGGIVATGQPQLAHADAQPQILPSPQQLPQILPSPQQETAGGVSFPLTGAVTVVVGAKTDPSAEQLLTKTISAAGGTAKLVTSAPDGDAVYLGTTGDNPAMAGVLAGINLDGTTGIKPEGYVLGSGTVNGHNVLALDGLDASGTYYAVQTLRQIVKGGAVPAVTVRDWPQMSIRGEIEGFYGIPWSHQARMDMMAFDGVHKMNTYIYTPKDDPYLRSQWRDLYPQAQLAQLQELVGAANANHVNFTYALSPGNDICYSAQADLQATETKFDQLRSIGVTSFYIALDDIDTSAHCTADSTQFTTGGSYDVAKAQTFYLNELVNGYITPNHLQPLQTVPTQYNGSGASAYKTTFGTTLDPSVRVQWTGEGVFSDQITLASVTAAAQNYHTNHLYIWDNLPVNDGQRGRLFLNPLTGRDPQLYTKIDGITSNPMIEAYASMIALAGYGDYTWNSPKYDASVTQAAIIDELAGADPAMQNSLSAFVDLNQSWTPYRASSQHAPELSADIDAFWTAYQAGDAAGMKPLEDRLATIAAAPEKLKSMAQPGFYRDAQPWIVAAAHWATALQEEVASLTAIQSRQGETATKSALAALGEVTAAKQATVPDLGNNGQVVANSIVPSVGDGVFQTFSDKAVAAYNTWLGATPVGGFTPYTGTASTSMGTYASNSPTNMTDANLSTSYWSNQAPAVGDYVQVDLAAVKSVGSVAIHQADSDTSAGDMLYHADLQYSTNGTDWTTAAHFDNAPLVSYSFPATVQARYVRLAATGVNPGGKWVKIREFQVSPSYGVTATASTNLGQYQNYAPSNMADGNLSTFYWSNRTPAVGDSVQSDLGAVKGVGSVAVHQGDADTTAGDMLYHADLQYSTNGTDWTTAAHFDNMPLVSYSFPSPVQARYVRLTATDVNPGGKWVKVREFQVSPGSVLVTTDVPAAGASNVLNAFDASIQTAFTAASVPNKGATLTRAFTASTHLGSITLVGSAAGTLQYQDADGWHDLGTLDSSKVFQEAKVDKDGVEAVRIVFSGGGNVVPTIDELVTRDGGPIAKDPLIGSNPLATDTSIAVNGQDTGRTFDGIGAISGGGGNTRLLTDYPPAQQNAILDYLFKPGYGANLQILKIETSGDGNTTSGAEQTIEETKGVINCNAGYEFWLAKEAVQRNPKIKLYGLTWAAPGWVGSSMYSQNGIQYITDWLGCAKQRGLTIDYMGGWNEKAGWTAGWWKDLRAALDQHGFAATKLVAADQGSSFADVSGAMSQDSDFAKAISVIGEHYPCGWNGPTPISQYPNVETSCPSSQAAQALNTPLWASEQGSMSYNAGGLPMARANNIDYVDGRMTASINWPLVASAYTDVGFADQGLVMANAPWSGHYDVGLSTWVTAQTTQFAQPGWQYLDGASGHLAGQTSDQSGSYVTLKSPNGKDWSSVVETTRATGPQTVKLTVGGGLSTKPVRVWSTNLVSGDSSQWFVQGKTLRPDANGSVTMALQPNYIYTFTTTTGQHKGGAVSPASKPLSLPYSDSFDTGTPGQQARYLATMEGAFTIAKCAGRSGKCVQLETPAKPLEWQDSIQTPYPYTVGGGQAWSNYQVSADVRNAQPGSVGILGRQSNLGGTQEDPSKVHYYSLTLSDTGAWSINLADGSGKAAAPLTGGTIAKGAGLNTWHNLALTFDGSQIFASVDGTTVGSATDTTLSAGKIGLVASGYLAGEQFDNLTVRALTDLAVPVSLPAGAHTPGTATIISYSTTGSAVNQWQYSGAWQSGGGNTWDNTVGDTATLTFHGDSVTLQSMANASNGIVNVSVDGDSPTAVDIYSASGGLTSVFTRTGLDLAKQHTLVVAATGKKNPASSGTWASVAGAIVTVPGQPAPTPAMTTPADQSTIHPGSLRIEGTAPAGELITVSVSGAPACVNLPANPDGNWSCKTHVGHGESVITAVGVDPVTGLLSEPTAPVHVATRG, encoded by the coding sequence ATGCTGAAGACCAGCCGTACCTTGCTTATCGGCGTGTTGACTGTGGCCATGGCAGGCGGGATCGTCGCGACCGGGCAGCCACAGCTGGCACACGCCGACGCACAGCCTCAGATCCTGCCCAGTCCGCAGCAGCTGCCTCAGATCCTGCCCAGTCCGCAGCAGGAAACCGCAGGAGGCGTGTCGTTCCCGTTGACAGGTGCCGTCACGGTGGTCGTGGGGGCGAAGACGGACCCGAGTGCCGAGCAGCTGCTGACGAAGACCATCTCGGCGGCGGGTGGAACCGCCAAGCTCGTCACGAGCGCACCGGACGGCGATGCCGTGTACCTGGGTACGACGGGAGACAACCCGGCCATGGCTGGAGTGCTTGCGGGCATCAACCTCGACGGGACCACGGGGATCAAGCCCGAGGGCTACGTGCTCGGTAGTGGGACCGTGAATGGGCACAATGTGCTTGCGCTGGACGGCCTCGACGCGTCAGGCACCTACTACGCGGTGCAGACGCTCCGTCAGATCGTCAAAGGCGGCGCGGTCCCGGCCGTCACGGTGCGCGACTGGCCGCAGATGTCCATCCGTGGCGAGATTGAGGGGTTCTACGGCATCCCGTGGTCGCATCAGGCCCGCATGGACATGATGGCGTTCGACGGCGTGCACAAGATGAACACGTATATCTACACGCCTAAGGACGACCCATACCTGCGCAGTCAGTGGCGCGACCTCTACCCGCAGGCGCAATTGGCGCAGTTGCAGGAGCTGGTCGGAGCCGCGAACGCCAACCACGTCAACTTCACCTACGCTCTCTCACCGGGCAACGATATCTGCTACTCGGCGCAGGCGGACCTGCAGGCGACGGAGACGAAGTTCGACCAGCTGCGCTCGATCGGCGTGACCTCGTTCTACATCGCGCTGGATGACATCGACACCTCAGCGCATTGCACCGCTGATTCCACGCAATTCACCACGGGCGGCTCGTACGACGTCGCGAAGGCTCAGACGTTCTACCTGAACGAGCTCGTCAACGGCTACATCACGCCGAACCACCTGCAGCCGCTGCAGACAGTGCCCACGCAGTACAACGGTTCCGGAGCCAGCGCGTACAAGACGACATTTGGCACGACGCTGGACCCCTCAGTGCGGGTGCAATGGACTGGCGAGGGCGTTTTCAGCGACCAGATCACACTGGCATCGGTCACCGCCGCCGCGCAGAACTACCACACGAACCATCTCTACATCTGGGACAACCTGCCGGTCAACGACGGCCAGCGGGGCCGCCTGTTCCTCAACCCGCTCACCGGTCGTGATCCGCAGCTCTACACGAAGATCGACGGGATCACCTCGAACCCGATGATCGAGGCATACGCGTCGATGATCGCGTTGGCCGGTTACGGCGACTACACCTGGAATTCGCCGAAGTACGACGCGTCGGTGACACAGGCCGCTATCATCGACGAGCTCGCCGGGGCAGACCCGGCCATGCAGAATTCACTCAGTGCGTTCGTCGACCTGAACCAGAGTTGGACGCCGTATCGGGCCAGCTCGCAGCACGCGCCCGAACTCTCCGCCGATATCGACGCATTCTGGACTGCTTACCAAGCCGGCGACGCCGCTGGCATGAAGCCGCTCGAGGACCGGCTGGCGACTATCGCAGCCGCGCCGGAGAAGCTGAAATCCATGGCGCAGCCTGGCTTCTACAGGGACGCCCAGCCTTGGATCGTAGCAGCGGCACACTGGGCCACTGCGTTGCAGGAAGAAGTCGCCTCCCTGACGGCGATCCAGTCCCGACAGGGTGAGACTGCAACGAAGTCGGCTCTCGCGGCGCTCGGTGAGGTCACCGCCGCCAAACAGGCCACAGTGCCTGACCTCGGGAACAACGGCCAGGTCGTGGCGAACTCGATCGTGCCCAGCGTGGGAGACGGGGTGTTCCAGACTTTCAGTGACAAGGCCGTCGCGGCCTACAACACCTGGCTCGGCGCCACGCCTGTCGGCGGGTTCACGCCCTACACGGGAACGGCGAGCACGAGCATGGGCACCTATGCCAGCAACTCGCCCACGAACATGACCGATGCAAACCTCTCCACGTCCTATTGGTCGAACCAAGCCCCAGCTGTGGGTGACTATGTCCAGGTCGACTTGGCCGCGGTCAAGAGCGTCGGCTCGGTGGCCATCCACCAGGCCGACTCCGACACCTCTGCCGGCGACATGCTGTATCACGCCGACCTGCAGTACTCCACCAACGGCACAGACTGGACGACCGCAGCTCACTTCGACAACGCGCCGCTGGTCTCGTACTCATTCCCAGCGACGGTGCAGGCGCGCTATGTACGGTTAGCCGCGACTGGCGTGAACCCGGGCGGCAAGTGGGTCAAGATCCGTGAGTTCCAGGTGTCGCCGAGCTACGGGGTCACCGCGACGGCGAGCACAAACCTGGGCCAGTACCAGAACTACGCGCCGTCGAACATGGCCGACGGAAACCTCTCGACCTTCTACTGGTCGAACCGGACCCCCGCGGTGGGTGACTCTGTCCAGTCCGACCTGGGCGCCGTGAAGGGCGTCGGCTCGGTGGCCGTCCACCAGGGCGACGCCGACACCACGGCCGGCGACATGCTGTATCACGCCGACCTGCAGTACTCCACGAACGGCACAGACTGGACGACCGCGGCTCACTTCGACAACATGCCGCTGGTCTCGTACTCATTCCCATCGCCGGTGCAGGCACGCTACGTGCGGCTGACCGCGACCGATGTGAACCCGGGCGGCAAGTGGGTCAAGGTCCGCGAGTTCCAGGTCTCTCCCGGATCAGTGCTGGTCACCACCGACGTGCCCGCTGCCGGGGCATCCAACGTGCTGAATGCGTTCGACGCATCGATCCAGACCGCGTTCACGGCGGCGAGCGTACCTAACAAGGGTGCGACGCTGACCCGGGCGTTCACGGCATCGACCCACCTCGGCTCGATCACACTTGTGGGCTCGGCTGCCGGGACGCTGCAGTACCAGGACGCCGACGGTTGGCACGATTTGGGAACCCTGGACTCCAGCAAGGTGTTCCAGGAGGCGAAGGTCGACAAGGACGGTGTGGAGGCCGTGAGGATCGTGTTCTCGGGCGGCGGCAACGTCGTGCCGACCATCGACGAACTGGTCACCCGCGACGGCGGCCCGATCGCGAAAGACCCACTGATTGGATCAAATCCGTTAGCGACGGATACCTCGATCGCTGTCAATGGCCAGGACACCGGACGGACCTTCGACGGTATCGGCGCAATCAGTGGCGGCGGCGGCAACACCCGGCTGCTGACCGACTACCCGCCTGCCCAGCAAAACGCGATCCTGGACTACCTCTTCAAGCCCGGCTACGGCGCCAACCTGCAGATCCTCAAGATCGAGACCAGCGGGGACGGGAACACCACCTCGGGGGCCGAGCAGACCATCGAGGAGACCAAGGGAGTGATCAACTGCAACGCCGGGTACGAATTCTGGCTTGCCAAAGAGGCGGTGCAGCGCAACCCCAAGATCAAGCTTTACGGGCTGACTTGGGCTGCGCCCGGCTGGGTCGGCTCCAGCATGTACTCGCAGAACGGCATCCAATACATCACCGACTGGCTGGGCTGTGCCAAGCAGCGCGGACTCACCATCGACTACATGGGTGGCTGGAATGAGAAGGCCGGCTGGACCGCGGGCTGGTGGAAAGACCTGCGGGCCGCCCTGGATCAGCATGGATTCGCAGCGACTAAGCTGGTGGCCGCGGACCAGGGTAGCTCGTTCGCAGATGTCAGCGGTGCCATGTCCCAGGACTCGGACTTCGCCAAGGCCATCTCGGTCATCGGTGAGCACTACCCGTGCGGGTGGAACGGCCCCACGCCGATCTCCCAGTATCCCAATGTTGAAACGAGCTGCCCCTCCTCGCAGGCCGCCCAGGCACTAAACACGCCACTGTGGGCCAGCGAACAGGGCTCGATGAGCTACAACGCCGGCGGATTGCCGATGGCTCGAGCCAACAATATCGACTACGTCGACGGCCGGATGACCGCGAGCATCAACTGGCCCTTGGTCGCCTCGGCCTACACCGACGTCGGCTTTGCCGACCAGGGACTGGTCATGGCCAACGCGCCATGGTCGGGCCACTACGACGTCGGCCTGTCTACCTGGGTGACGGCGCAGACCACACAGTTCGCGCAGCCGGGATGGCAGTATCTGGACGGCGCGAGCGGCCACCTGGCCGGCCAGACCTCTGATCAGTCCGGCAGCTACGTGACCCTGAAGTCTCCTAACGGAAAGGACTGGAGTTCGGTCGTCGAGACCACCCGGGCCACCGGTCCGCAGACGGTCAAGCTCACTGTCGGCGGCGGCCTGTCCACCAAACCCGTGCGTGTCTGGAGCACCAACCTGGTCTCCGGCGACAGTTCGCAGTGGTTCGTGCAGGGCAAGACGCTTAGGCCCGATGCGAACGGCTCGGTCACCATGGCACTGCAGCCCAACTACATCTACACGTTCACCACCACGACCGGCCAGCACAAGGGCGGCGCAGTGTCGCCGGCAAGCAAGCCGCTTTCCCTGCCCTACTCCGATTCGTTCGATACCGGAACCCCGGGCCAACAGGCCCGCTACCTGGCCACCATGGAAGGCGCGTTCACTATCGCGAAGTGTGCCGGGCGCAGCGGAAAGTGCGTCCAGCTCGAAACCCCGGCCAAGCCGCTTGAGTGGCAGGACAGCATCCAGACCCCCTACCCGTACACGGTGGGAGGCGGCCAAGCCTGGAGCAACTACCAGGTATCGGCCGATGTCCGCAACGCCCAGCCCGGCTCGGTCGGCATCCTGGGCCGACAGAGCAATCTGGGCGGCACGCAGGAGGACCCGTCGAAGGTGCACTACTACTCGCTCACCCTCAGCGACACCGGGGCCTGGTCGATCAACCTTGCAGATGGCTCCGGGAAGGCCGCGGCCCCGCTCACCGGCGGCACCATTGCCAAGGGTGCGGGACTGAACACCTGGCACAACCTCGCCCTGACCTTCGACGGATCCCAGATATTCGCCTCCGTCGACGGCACCACCGTCGGCTCGGCTACGGACACCACCCTCTCCGCAGGCAAGATCGGCCTGGTAGCCAGCGGCTATCTGGCCGGGGAGCAGTTTGACAACCTGACGGTCCGCGCGCTGACCGATCTGGCCGTCCCTGTATCACTCCCGGCGGGTGCACACACCCCTGGAACTGCAACGATCATCAGCTACTCCACGACCGGCAGCGCAGTGAACCAGTGGCAGTACAGCGGCGCCTGGCAGTCCGGCGGCGGAAACACCTGGGATAACACCGTGGGCGACACCGCGACCCTCACTTTCCATGGGGACAGCGTCACCCTTCAGTCCATGGCCAATGCCAGCAATGGCATCGTCAACGTGTCTGTGGACGGCGATTCCCCCACCGCCGTCGACATCTACAGCGCCAGCGGCGGGCTGACGTCGGTGTTCACCCGCACCGGTCTCGACCTAGCCAAGCAGCACACGCTGGTGGTGGCAGCAACCGGGAAGAAGAACCCTGCATCCAGCGGAACCTGGGCCTCTGTCGCCGGTGCCATTGTCACCGTGCCGGGCCAGCCGGCCCCCACCCCGGCAATGACCACGCCGGCGGACCAGTCCACGATCCACCCCGGCTCGCTCAGGATCGAGGGCACCGCCCCAGCGGGCGAGCTGATCACCGTCTCGGTGTCCGGTGCGCCAGCCTGCGTGAACCTCCCCGCCAACCCGGACGGCAACTGGAGCTGCAAAACGCACGTCGGGCACGGCGAGTCGGTAATCACCGCAGTCGGCGTGGATCCGGTCACCGGCCTGCTGTCCGAGCCCACCGCGCCGGTTCACGTAGCCACGCGCGGCTGA
- a CDS encoding ArsR/SmtB family transcription factor, with the protein MTDVYRALGDATRRALLDRLCGRNGQTLSELCQGLGLARQSITQHLGILEDATLVTVVRRGRERLHYLNPVPLQEIQERWISKSDRPRLDAVSTIMKRAEETAMTKRPDYVYVTYIRASAMTVWDALTSEELTAQFWGHSNVSTWEPGQPWKHVRTDGSGIADVVGRVVESERPTRLAITFEDPAGGTEARSLVTFTIEEYKEIVKLTIVHENIPTPEDADAAALGWAAVGSNLKSLLETGNTLPQAPWDMHAQVRDAQMRGRN; encoded by the coding sequence ATGACCGATGTGTACCGGGCTCTCGGAGATGCGACGCGCCGCGCGCTCCTTGACCGCCTCTGTGGGCGGAACGGCCAAACATTGTCGGAGCTGTGCCAGGGCCTGGGCCTGGCGCGGCAGTCCATCACCCAACATCTCGGGATTCTCGAGGACGCGACCCTGGTCACCGTCGTGCGGCGTGGCCGGGAACGGCTTCACTACCTCAACCCGGTGCCGCTCCAGGAGATCCAGGAACGCTGGATCAGCAAGTCCGACCGGCCACGGTTGGATGCGGTCAGCACCATCATGAAACGAGCAGAGGAAACCGCTATGACAAAACGCCCTGATTACGTCTACGTCACCTACATCCGCGCATCGGCGATGACCGTCTGGGACGCACTGACCAGCGAGGAACTGACGGCCCAGTTCTGGGGACATAGCAATGTCTCCACGTGGGAGCCGGGGCAGCCTTGGAAGCACGTTCGCACCGACGGCTCCGGCATTGCCGACGTCGTAGGCCGCGTGGTGGAAAGCGAACGCCCCACCCGACTCGCGATCACCTTCGAGGATCCGGCCGGCGGGACCGAAGCTCGTTCGCTAGTCACGTTCACCATCGAGGAATACAAGGAGATCGTCAAGCTCACCATCGTGCACGAAAACATTCCCACACCCGAAGACGCAGATGCCGCAGCGCTCGGCTGGGCCGCTGTTGGCTCCAACCTCAAATCCCTGCTCGAGACGGGCAACACTTTGCCGCAGGCACCCTGGGACATGCATGCCCAGGTGCGGGACGCCCAAATGCGCGGCAGAAACTGA
- a CDS encoding VOC family protein, whose product MQRIVPNVWCHGNAGDVGSFYADVLPEASMEVVASYPEDDLPDFQRDLAGQPLVVDVSVGGYRIRLINAGDEFRPTPALSFILNFDPALFDGGIDEARGGMAAVWEAFAAGGKVRMALGEYPHSKLYGWVEDKFGVNWQLMLAAPGAERRPAVIPQLLFTGAAAQAQHAMDLYTGLFPESGPGMIVPKPGEAGALLFAEFTLAGQWFSAMDGGPVHDFTFSPGLSLQVDCADQEAIETLWAALSSVPEAEQCGWLVDRFGVSWQIVPQDMGELLQHPGAYQRMLAMKKIVVAEL is encoded by the coding sequence ATGCAACGAATCGTGCCCAACGTCTGGTGCCACGGCAACGCGGGCGACGTTGGCAGCTTCTACGCGGACGTACTGCCGGAGGCGTCAATGGAGGTGGTTGCGTCCTACCCGGAGGATGACCTGCCGGACTTCCAACGTGACCTGGCAGGACAGCCGCTGGTCGTGGATGTGAGCGTGGGCGGATACCGGATCCGCTTGATCAATGCCGGAGACGAGTTCCGGCCCACCCCCGCGTTGTCGTTCATCCTCAACTTCGACCCGGCGTTGTTCGACGGCGGCATTGATGAGGCGCGTGGTGGGATGGCCGCAGTGTGGGAGGCTTTCGCAGCGGGTGGGAAGGTTCGCATGGCCTTGGGCGAATACCCGCACAGCAAGCTTTACGGCTGGGTGGAGGACAAGTTTGGCGTGAACTGGCAATTGATGCTTGCCGCCCCGGGTGCTGAGCGGCGTCCCGCGGTGATCCCGCAGTTGCTGTTTACCGGGGCGGCCGCCCAGGCTCAACACGCCATGGACCTGTACACCGGCCTGTTTCCGGAGTCGGGACCGGGAATGATCGTTCCGAAGCCGGGAGAAGCCGGGGCCCTCCTCTTCGCGGAGTTCACCCTTGCCGGGCAGTGGTTCTCGGCGATGGATGGCGGCCCCGTACACGACTTCACATTTTCGCCGGGGCTCTCCCTGCAGGTCGACTGTGCCGACCAAGAGGCGATCGAGACCCTGTGGGCAGCACTGAGCTCCGTCCCCGAAGCTGAGCAGTGTGGCTGGTTGGTCGACCGGTTTGGGGTCAGCTGGCAGATCGTGCCGCAGGACATGGGCGAGCTACTCCAACATCCGGGCGCGTACCAAAGGATGCTCGCCATGAAGAAGATCGTCGTTGCCGAGTTATGA
- a CDS encoding LysR family transcriptional regulator has product MDTRKLKYFLAVVDHDGFNRAAEHLLIAQPSLSQTIAGLEKELGVPLFHRIGRRAVLSEAGRELVGPARLVMRNLDAAQSAVRALQGVRSGRLDIVSMPSPGIEPLTSLIASFTELHPSVRLNVSAAFTPEEVIESVRTGSTEIGLAGSPNPIRVPGVQVLELERQPLILIVNPKADTFGSTESIRREDLGGHRLVVSQRGSLMRWLVDDAMARGVEIEIVVEVAHRTSILPLVLAGVGHAVMPAAWAPTARKAGLQTLLIEPVSHLDVAILSRKEDLTPAARAFLKVAEQHVAPESDDPGWIRLIG; this is encoded by the coding sequence ATGGATACGCGCAAGCTGAAGTATTTTCTCGCCGTGGTCGACCATGATGGTTTCAATCGCGCCGCGGAGCATTTGCTCATCGCCCAGCCGTCGCTTTCCCAGACTATTGCCGGCCTGGAGAAGGAACTGGGTGTGCCCCTCTTTCACCGTATCGGCCGTCGGGCGGTGCTTAGCGAAGCGGGCAGGGAACTCGTTGGCCCCGCCCGCTTAGTGATGCGGAATCTTGATGCCGCGCAGTCCGCGGTGCGGGCACTTCAGGGTGTGCGCAGTGGGAGGCTGGACATTGTCAGCATGCCCTCTCCGGGGATCGAGCCGTTGACGTCGCTGATTGCCAGCTTCACTGAATTACACCCGTCGGTCCGCCTCAATGTCAGCGCTGCATTCACTCCCGAAGAAGTTATCGAGTCTGTCCGGACCGGCAGTACCGAGATCGGCCTTGCCGGATCCCCGAACCCCATCCGGGTGCCGGGGGTTCAGGTTTTGGAGCTGGAGCGACAACCGCTGATACTCATCGTTAACCCGAAGGCTGATACTTTCGGTTCGACCGAATCGATCCGTCGTGAAGATCTGGGCGGTCATCGGTTGGTAGTGAGCCAGCGAGGTTCCCTGATGCGCTGGCTCGTAGATGATGCCATGGCGCGTGGCGTGGAGATAGAAATCGTCGTGGAGGTAGCGCACCGGACGTCGATCCTGCCCCTGGTCCTGGCCGGGGTGGGGCATGCGGTGATGCCGGCCGCCTGGGCACCGACTGCTCGCAAGGCAGGGCTGCAGACACTGCTGATCGAGCCCGTGTCCCACCTGGATGTGGCTATCCTGAGCCGGAAGGAAGACCTGACCCCAGCGGCACGGGCGTTCTTGAAGGTCGCGGAGCAGCATGTCGCACCCGAATCAGATGATCCTGGCTGGATCCGATTGATAGGCTGA
- a CDS encoding tartrate dehydrogenase, which produces MNATQTFRIASIPADGVGKEVVSAGRRVLDALAVSSDGKFSFEWTEFPWGCGYFATTGQMMDPEGLETLKDFDAIYFGAVGWENVPDHVSLWGLRLNITQNFDQWANIRPVKFLPGVRSPLRKADDTELDWVVVRENSEGEYAGLGGRNLSGRGPGNEVALQTALFTEKGCERIMRFAFDLARTRTVKKVSSVTKSNAQQYGMVLWDDVFKRVCVDYPDVQTESVLVDAMSAKFILKPEELSVVVASNLNADILSDLGSALAGSLGLAASANLNPERRFPSMFEPVHGSAPDIAGQGISNPIGAIASAALMLDHFGLHEEARRVEAAIEQATATGHLTRDVGGNATTDDVTEAIVAALSRSLTAV; this is translated from the coding sequence ATGAATGCCACCCAGACATTTCGTATCGCTTCAATCCCCGCCGACGGCGTGGGCAAGGAAGTCGTCTCCGCCGGCCGCCGCGTCCTGGACGCCTTGGCGGTGAGTTCCGACGGCAAGTTTTCCTTCGAGTGGACCGAGTTCCCCTGGGGTTGCGGCTATTTCGCCACGACCGGCCAGATGATGGATCCGGAGGGTCTGGAAACTCTGAAGGATTTTGATGCCATCTACTTCGGCGCCGTTGGCTGGGAGAATGTCCCGGACCATGTCAGCCTTTGGGGCCTGCGGCTGAATATCACCCAGAATTTCGATCAGTGGGCCAATATCCGCCCCGTCAAGTTTCTGCCAGGGGTCCGGTCCCCGCTGCGCAAGGCCGATGACACCGAGCTTGACTGGGTGGTGGTACGTGAAAACAGTGAAGGCGAATACGCCGGCCTGGGTGGACGGAACCTCAGCGGCCGTGGGCCGGGAAACGAGGTCGCGCTGCAGACTGCGTTGTTCACGGAAAAGGGCTGTGAACGCATCATGAGGTTCGCCTTTGACCTGGCCCGCACCCGGACCGTGAAGAAGGTCTCCTCCGTGACCAAGTCCAATGCGCAGCAATACGGCATGGTGCTCTGGGACGACGTTTTCAAGCGCGTTTGCGTGGACTACCCGGACGTACAGACCGAAAGCGTGCTGGTGGACGCGATGAGCGCCAAGTTCATCCTCAAGCCCGAAGAACTCTCCGTAGTCGTGGCCTCCAACCTCAACGCTGACATCCTCTCCGACCTCGGCTCCGCCCTTGCCGGCAGCCTGGGCCTGGCGGCAAGTGCCAACCTGAACCCGGAACGCCGCTTTCCCAGCATGTTCGAACCCGTCCACGGTTCCGCCCCGGACATTGCGGGCCAAGGCATCAGCAACCCGATCGGCGCCATTGCCAGTGCCGCCCTGATGTTGGATCACTTCGGCCTGCATGAAGAAGCGCGCCGTGTCGAGGCCGCCATCGAACAGGCCACCGCAACCGGGCACCTGACCCGAGACGTCGGTGGCAACGCCACGACCGACGATGTCACCGAGGCGATCGTCGCCGCGCTTTCCCGGAGCCTGACCGCCGTCTAA